One Takifugu rubripes chromosome 2, fTakRub1.2, whole genome shotgun sequence genomic region harbors:
- the LOC101066860 gene encoding ovarian cancer G-protein coupled receptor 1-like: MSEEDVINCTISHEIHQYVFSGVYILILLIGVPSNLYALYHAAVQLKQKNELGVYLINLTVSDLLYLASLPLWLQYIFQDDDWRHREWLCQLCGFLLYENIYVSIGFLCCVSLDRYLAVVHPLKFTSLRSMNTAWFISSFIWLKEIAVGIVFFHHKELSQTRRNQSVCFEHYPMKPWEYPINYYRFIIGFIFPLIILTISYLCVLRAVSRSAGTQPEQKIRIRQLVSSTILIFLICFSPYHMILLVRTLLERDCTFIAGIFNYYHLSLLLTSLNCLADPALYCFVSESARHGLYRVFRPVVRILFCCCHHGNVSSGKPATESHEVATEENNSHPTVMLLTHIGTASDIKTDIIGKNTILLSETVENNTERKAAKMIK, encoded by the exons ATGTCTGAAGAGGACGTGATTAACTGCACCATTAGTCATGAAATCCACCAGTACGTCTTCTCCGGCGTCTACATTCTCATTCTGCTG ATCGGCGTTCCCTCCAACCTCTATGCTTTATACcatgcagctgtgcagctgaagcagaagaaTGAGCTCGGGGTGTATTTGATCAACCTCACTGTGTCCGATCTGTTGTATCTGGCATCGTTACCACTGTGGCTGCAATACATCTTCCAG GATGATGACTGGCGCCATCGAGAGTGGTTGTGTCAACTCTGCGGCTTCCTGCTCTACGAGAATATCTATGTTAGCATAGGTTTTCTCTGCTGTGTCAGTCTGGATCGCTACCTGGCTGTGGTCCATCCTTTAAA GTTCACCTCTCTCCGCTCTATGAACACAGCCTGGTTCATTAGCTCCTTCATCTGGTTGAAAGAGATCGCGGTGGGTATAGTCTTCTTCCACCACAAAGAACTTAGCCAAACCCGCAGGAACCAGTCGGTGTGCTTTGAGCACTACCCCATGAAGCCATGGGAATATCCAATCAACTATTACCGCTTCATTATTGGCTTCATTTTCCCACTGATTATACTGACG ATTAGCTACCTGTGTGTCCTTCGCGCTGTGAGTCGGAGTGCTGGGACACAACCTGAGCAGAAGATAAGGATCAGACAGTTAGTCAGCAgcaccatcctcatcttcctcatctgttTCTCTCCATATCACATGATCCTGTTGGTAAGAACCCTGTTGGAACGGGACTGCACCTTTATTGCAG GAATATTCAACTACTACCACCTGTCGTTGCTGTTGACCAGCCTGAATTGCCTTGCTGACCCTGCTCTCTACTGTTTTGTGAGTGAAAGCGCCCGCCACGGACTCTACAGAGTGTTCAGACCTGTTGTCAGGATACtattctgctgctgtcaccacGGCAATGTCAGCTCAGGCAAGCCCGCCACTGAGTCGCACGAAGTCGCCACCGAGGAGAACAACAGCCATCCGACTGTgatgctgctcacacacatcgGTACTGCCAGCGACATCAAAACAGACATAATTGGAAAAAACACCATCTTGTTGTCAGAGACTGTTGAAAACAACACAGAGAGGAAAGCAGCTAAAATGATCAAGTGA